From one Prosthecobacter vanneervenii genomic stretch:
- a CDS encoding patatin-like phospholipase family protein, with amino-acid sequence MSSPPRIAISLGASFMGYATHAGFMARLHAQGIRPVAISGSSAGAIAAGLYASGLEQEAIQRAVLSPWMYLAFARRTRWIWHQIVGSFFFRHPGFFDPRGAISHFESLVGRRAIESLSNPKLMIALSDLVSQETIFAQTGHLATAMAASCCVPMLFSPLEFEGRLCTDGGVAHESPIDPWFTDEGIDHIIVHRIVQPQGRPPRLPLHRMLGTIAATHESMNRQLLADRIELARLHGKKLTFITTTHPRPSPFAPKRLKHYYEHGEATAGKLLETALSM; translated from the coding sequence ATGAGCTCCCCACCACGCATCGCCATCTCATTGGGGGCCTCGTTCATGGGCTATGCCACGCATGCTGGTTTCATGGCGCGGCTGCATGCGCAAGGGATTCGACCGGTGGCAATCTCAGGCTCTTCGGCAGGGGCCATCGCCGCAGGTCTGTATGCCTCAGGTCTGGAGCAGGAGGCCATCCAACGAGCGGTGCTGAGCCCTTGGATGTACCTTGCCTTTGCCAGGCGTACTCGCTGGATCTGGCATCAGATCGTGGGGAGCTTTTTCTTTCGCCACCCCGGCTTTTTTGATCCGCGGGGAGCCATCTCTCATTTTGAATCGCTCGTCGGCAGGCGTGCCATCGAGTCGCTTTCCAATCCGAAGCTCATGATCGCCTTGAGCGATCTGGTCAGCCAGGAAACCATTTTTGCGCAAACAGGCCATCTGGCGACCGCGATGGCCGCCAGCTGCTGCGTGCCGATGCTCTTCTCCCCATTGGAATTTGAAGGTCGCTTGTGCACCGACGGCGGCGTGGCCCACGAGTCGCCCATCGACCCATGGTTTACTGACGAAGGCATCGACCACATCATTGTGCACCGCATCGTACAGCCACAAGGCAGGCCGCCGCGTCTGCCGCTGCATCGTATGCTAGGCACCATCGCAGCGACACATGAGTCCATGAACCGCCAGCTTCTGGCCGACCGAATCGAGCTGGCGCGGCTGCACGGAAAAAAACTCACCTTCATCACGACGACGCATCCACGCCCGTCACCCTTTGCTCCCAAACGGCTCAAACACTATTATGAGCATGGGGAAGCAACGGCGGGGAAGCTGCTGGAAACAGCGTTGTCTATGTAA
- the mfd gene encoding transcription-repair coupling factor: MAAPGRKPGTLCVLDPVKRTLKPRGARKAASRSPTPSSGRARGDALALVDLTLNAAEFQRKLDQPEVTLDHVTLQAFGFAAALLVRHAEKNRPGSRVWILCADVKTQDHVHAELGVWQCPALYLPRLGQLVNDALVDPELLAERAGVLGRMTEGDSPVMVLCADSLEEPAPALAEISSQRRVLKVGGTLNVEALLRDLAEAGYERVPVVTERGQFARRGGIVDFFSWQAEEPLRLEFFDDEIESIRAFDLHNQSSVKRLESVGVILQMSENAEEASRVREHLRKGDFVIAIDCEAQAHAHILSGAAPVEGLEDFSAAIHENPLGVFDASDFVLHEARREHFARQIREWHAAGWRSVIFFHNEAERERFAELQGGLPSSLETKLGLLYRGFTVPAAKLAVLTGAEIFGRHQHIRRLRGSKLDEAEVLRKARDVMRDLREGDIVVHAEHGVARFGGIEVRDSGKREEVLVLHYAEGAKLFVPVAHTHLVTRYVGVGGKAPALSKLSEARWQKTRKSAEKSVEDFAARMLSVAAERQTLKAFSHPPDTKWQMEFEESFLYHETPDQLRSVEEIKRDMESAKPMDRLLCADVGFGKTEVAIRAAFKAVMGGRQVAVLVPTTVLARQHWENIRERMSGFPVTVEMLCRLTPPAKEREILKGISDGTVDIVVGTHRVISKDVKFKNLGLAVVDEEQRFGVKHKEKFKDLFRLVDVLTLSATPIPRTLYLALMGMRDMSTIETPPPNKQAVQTMICPYDERTIKQAVDAEIERGGQVFFLHNRVMTIEKVAQRIRDLCPKARVIIGHGQMDSELLEDVMHTFVDGGADVLVCTTIIESGVDIPNANTIIIDRADRFGLADLYQLRGRVGRGGVQAHAYLLLPQDAVTAGDARKRVNAIKQYAGLGSGFKIALRDLEIRGAGNLLGTEQSGHIAAVGFDLYCQMLKQSVARMQGRRVARPVEVGLRSDFLVMSEAQMTQADKTATPAFIPASFIEDLKLRITAYRQVGEIMTRKELEDLEEQWRDQYGEKLPHAVQNLLTCAAIRLAAAHAGIGDVEIKDRKLMLSRNGKFVMIQGKFPRLNSREGHKQLAEALAMLRTLT, from the coding sequence ATGGCTGCGCCGGGCCGCAAACCCGGCACGCTTTGTGTTTTGGACCCCGTCAAGCGCACCCTCAAACCACGCGGCGCCAGAAAGGCTGCGAGCCGTTCACCGACACCCTCTTCCGGGCGTGCTCGGGGGGATGCACTCGCCTTGGTGGACCTGACGCTGAATGCCGCCGAGTTTCAGCGAAAGCTGGATCAGCCAGAGGTGACGCTGGACCACGTCACCCTACAGGCCTTTGGCTTTGCAGCGGCACTGCTGGTGCGGCATGCGGAGAAAAACCGGCCCGGCAGCCGGGTGTGGATTCTCTGCGCGGATGTCAAAACACAGGATCATGTGCATGCCGAGCTTGGTGTCTGGCAATGCCCGGCGCTGTATCTTCCACGCCTTGGTCAGCTCGTGAATGACGCCTTGGTGGACCCGGAACTTTTGGCAGAACGCGCAGGAGTGCTGGGCCGCATGACCGAGGGCGATTCGCCCGTCATGGTATTGTGCGCCGACAGCTTGGAAGAGCCTGCACCTGCGCTGGCGGAAATCTCCAGCCAGCGCCGAGTCCTCAAGGTGGGCGGCACCTTGAACGTGGAGGCGCTGCTGCGGGATCTGGCCGAGGCGGGTTATGAGCGAGTTCCGGTCGTCACAGAGCGCGGCCAGTTCGCCCGTCGTGGCGGCATCGTGGACTTCTTTTCCTGGCAGGCGGAGGAGCCGCTGCGGCTGGAATTTTTCGACGATGAGATCGAGTCCATCCGTGCCTTTGACCTGCACAACCAGTCTTCGGTCAAGCGGCTGGAAAGCGTGGGCGTCATCCTTCAGATGAGCGAGAATGCCGAGGAGGCCTCACGCGTGCGTGAGCACCTGCGCAAGGGCGACTTCGTCATTGCCATCGATTGTGAAGCACAAGCCCATGCCCACATCCTCAGCGGCGCTGCGCCAGTGGAGGGGCTGGAGGACTTTTCTGCGGCCATCCATGAGAACCCGCTTGGGGTCTTTGACGCGTCCGACTTCGTACTGCATGAGGCACGGCGGGAGCACTTTGCCCGGCAGATCCGTGAATGGCATGCGGCCGGGTGGCGCTCGGTCATTTTCTTTCACAATGAGGCCGAGCGTGAGCGCTTTGCCGAGCTGCAGGGCGGTCTGCCATCCTCGCTCGAAACCAAGCTCGGGCTGCTGTATCGCGGCTTCACTGTCCCTGCGGCAAAGCTGGCCGTGCTCACCGGTGCGGAGATTTTCGGCCGCCATCAGCACATCCGCCGTCTGCGCGGTTCCAAGCTGGATGAGGCCGAGGTGCTGCGCAAAGCACGCGATGTCATGCGCGATCTGCGCGAAGGCGACATCGTCGTGCATGCCGAGCACGGCGTGGCCCGCTTTGGCGGCATCGAGGTTCGTGACTCTGGCAAGCGCGAGGAGGTGCTGGTCCTGCATTATGCCGAGGGGGCCAAGCTCTTCGTCCCAGTGGCCCACACACATCTCGTCACCCGCTACGTGGGTGTAGGTGGCAAGGCTCCGGCTCTGAGCAAGCTCAGCGAGGCTCGCTGGCAGAAGACTCGCAAAAGCGCGGAAAAAAGCGTGGAGGACTTCGCCGCGCGCATGCTCAGCGTGGCAGCGGAGCGGCAGACGCTAAAGGCATTTTCACATCCGCCTGACACCAAATGGCAGATGGAGTTCGAGGAGTCGTTTTTATATCACGAGACTCCCGATCAGCTGCGCAGCGTGGAGGAGATCAAGCGGGACATGGAGTCTGCCAAGCCCATGGACCGACTGCTGTGCGCCGACGTGGGCTTTGGCAAGACTGAGGTGGCCATCCGCGCCGCTTTCAAGGCGGTGATGGGTGGGCGTCAGGTGGCCGTCCTTGTGCCCACCACAGTGCTGGCCCGCCAGCACTGGGAAAACATCCGCGAGCGCATGAGCGGCTTTCCAGTCACGGTGGAAATGCTCTGCCGCCTCACTCCTCCCGCCAAGGAGCGCGAAATTTTAAAGGGCATCTCAGATGGCACGGTGGACATCGTCGTGGGCACGCACCGGGTCATCTCCAAGGACGTGAAGTTCAAAAACCTTGGGCTCGCCGTGGTGGATGAGGAGCAGCGCTTCGGCGTGAAGCACAAGGAGAAGTTCAAGGACCTCTTCCGCCTCGTGGACGTGCTCACCCTGAGCGCCACGCCCATCCCACGCACGCTCTACCTCGCGCTCATGGGCATGCGCGACATGAGCACCATCGAGACCCCGCCGCCCAACAAGCAGGCGGTGCAGACCATGATCTGCCCCTACGACGAGCGCACCATCAAGCAGGCGGTGGATGCCGAGATCGAGCGCGGCGGTCAGGTTTTCTTCCTGCACAATCGCGTGATGACCATCGAAAAAGTGGCACAGCGCATCCGCGACCTCTGCCCCAAGGCCCGCGTCATCATCGGGCATGGCCAGATGGACAGCGAGTTGCTGGAGGACGTCATGCACACCTTCGTCGATGGCGGTGCCGATGTGCTGGTCTGCACCACCATCATCGAAAGCGGTGTCGATATTCCCAATGCCAACACCATCATCATCGACCGCGCAGACCGCTTCGGCCTGGCGGATCTCTATCAGCTTCGTGGGCGTGTGGGGCGCGGCGGTGTGCAGGCCCATGCCTACCTGCTGCTGCCACAGGATGCCGTGACCGCTGGCGATGCGCGCAAGCGCGTGAATGCCATCAAGCAGTACGCCGGCCTCGGCAGTGGCTTCAAAATCGCGCTGAGAGATCTGGAGATCCGCGGCGCAGGCAATCTCCTTGGAACCGAGCAGAGCGGCCACATCGCCGCCGTGGGCTTTGATCTCTACTGCCAGATGCTCAAGCAAAGCGTGGCGCGCATGCAGGGCCGCCGCGTGGCTCGCCCGGTCGAGGTCGGCCTGCGTTCGGACTTCCTCGTCATGAGCGAGGCCCAGATGACCCAGGCGGACAAAACAGCCACCCCTGCCTTCATCCCGGCCAGCTTCATCGAGGATCTCAAGCTCCGCATCACTGCCTACCGCCAGGTAGGCGAGATCATGACGCGCAAGGAGCTGGAAGACCTGGAGGAACAGTGGCGCGATCAGTATGGCGAGAAGCTGCCTCATGCCGTGCAGAACCTCCTCACCTGCGCCGCCATCCGCCTCGCGGCCGCACATGCAGGCATCGGCGATGTCGAAATCAAAGACCGCAAGCTCATGCTCAGCCGCAATGGCAAGTTCGTCATGATCCAGGGCAAATTCCCGCGTCTCAATTCCCGCGAGGGTCACAAACAGCTCGCCGAAGCTCTGGCCATGCTTCGCACACTTACATAG
- a CDS encoding Gfo/Idh/MocA family protein — MPAPAQTTRRHFLQQCSAVGTALGFPTFIPGTALGKNGAVAPSNRTTLALIGCGGRGTDVVKNFLHDERVQVMAVCDVEKESDRYNKGIIKKAGTLGREPARRLVDKSYGTQSCAVHEDFREVLSRKDVDAVQIATPDHWHALMAVAAARAGKHIYCEKPLSLTVAQGRFMSDVVRQSKVVWQTGSQQRSDIHFRMACEYVRNGKIGKLKQIRVGLASDNRDNNGCAAQTAPTPVPEGLNYDFWLGPAPDAPFCPARLHSNWRWFFDYSGGNITDFGAHHFDIVQWALGKDESGPVEFFDLKATWPAPGSLYSTAPNFSFAYRYEDGTTVCVADKQDFGSGILFEGEEGSVLSMRGKLEIKPDALRKPLAENDVRLYESKDHFRNFIDGIQNGAKTAAPIEYAHRSITIAHLANIALRLNRAKLSWDPAKEQVLDDAEAAAMLTRPMRGPWQLV, encoded by the coding sequence ATGCCAGCACCAGCCCAAACCACGCGCCGTCACTTTCTCCAGCAATGCTCCGCCGTCGGCACTGCGCTGGGGTTCCCCACCTTCATCCCGGGCACCGCGTTGGGAAAGAACGGAGCAGTGGCCCCCTCCAACCGGACAACGCTGGCACTGATCGGGTGCGGAGGCCGAGGCACTGATGTGGTGAAAAACTTCCTGCATGATGAGCGGGTGCAAGTCATGGCGGTGTGTGATGTGGAGAAAGAGTCTGACCGCTACAACAAGGGCATCATCAAAAAGGCAGGCACACTGGGCCGCGAACCTGCACGCCGGCTGGTGGACAAAAGCTATGGCACCCAAAGCTGCGCCGTGCACGAGGATTTCCGCGAAGTGCTGTCGCGCAAGGATGTGGATGCCGTGCAGATCGCCACGCCAGACCACTGGCATGCACTCATGGCCGTAGCAGCGGCACGCGCCGGAAAGCACATCTACTGCGAAAAACCGCTGAGCCTCACGGTGGCGCAAGGACGCTTCATGAGCGACGTGGTGCGCCAGAGCAAGGTCGTGTGGCAGACAGGCAGCCAGCAGCGCAGCGACATCCATTTCCGCATGGCCTGCGAGTACGTGCGCAATGGCAAGATTGGCAAGCTGAAGCAAATCCGAGTAGGGCTGGCGAGTGACAACCGCGACAACAACGGCTGTGCCGCACAAACGGCCCCCACGCCTGTGCCAGAGGGGCTAAACTATGACTTCTGGCTGGGCCCTGCGCCTGACGCCCCCTTCTGCCCGGCACGGCTGCACTCCAACTGGCGCTGGTTCTTTGACTACTCCGGCGGCAACATCACCGACTTTGGCGCGCATCATTTCGACATCGTGCAGTGGGCGCTGGGGAAGGATGAAAGTGGACCGGTGGAGTTCTTCGACCTGAAAGCCACGTGGCCAGCACCGGGAAGTCTCTACAGCACGGCACCGAACTTCTCCTTTGCCTATCGTTACGAGGACGGCACCACGGTATGTGTGGCGGACAAGCAAGACTTTGGCTCGGGCATCCTGTTTGAAGGCGAAGAAGGCAGCGTGCTAAGCATGCGCGGCAAGCTGGAGATCAAGCCGGATGCCCTGCGCAAGCCGCTGGCCGAAAACGATGTGCGTCTTTACGAGAGCAAGGACCACTTCCGCAACTTCATCGACGGCATTCAGAACGGCGCAAAGACGGCGGCGCCGATTGAGTATGCGCATCGCAGCATCACCATCGCTCATCTGGCCAATATTGCCCTGAGGCTAAACCGCGCCAAGCTGAGCTGGGATCCAGCGAAAGAGCAGGTGCTGGACGATGCCGAGGCAGCCGCCATGCTAACGCGGCCGATGCGTGGTCCGTGGCAGCTGGTGTAG
- a CDS encoding sulfite exporter TauE/SafE family protein, with the protein MTFLEFLALSAAGGTAGAINAIAGGGTLLTFPVLLMCGTPPVLANATSTVGLVIGTAGSIVGFRGHLKAIRTRLLQFIPICLVGAAVGSWLLTRTSDDQFSKLIPFLVLFATVLFFLQGFLRRSQPKEAGHSNALWFSIALQLPVAIYGAFFGAGIGILMLASFGFMGMTNIHEMNTLKNVLGSLINVIAALWFIAVGMVNWPQALALTAGALVGYYLGARCSQRIAPQRVRNLITLIGLVISVLMFWKQFG; encoded by the coding sequence ATGACCTTTCTCGAATTTCTCGCTTTGAGCGCCGCCGGCGGCACCGCCGGGGCGATCAATGCGATCGCGGGAGGTGGCACGCTGCTGACGTTTCCTGTGCTGCTCATGTGCGGCACGCCGCCCGTGCTGGCCAATGCCACCAGCACCGTGGGGCTGGTGATCGGCACGGCGGGCAGCATCGTGGGCTTTCGCGGTCATTTGAAGGCCATCCGCACGCGGCTGCTGCAGTTCATCCCGATCTGTCTTGTCGGCGCAGCGGTCGGGAGCTGGCTTCTCACACGCACGAGCGACGACCAGTTTTCAAAGCTCATTCCTTTTCTAGTGCTCTTTGCCACGGTGCTGTTCTTTCTGCAGGGCTTCCTGCGTCGGTCACAGCCAAAGGAGGCAGGCCATTCAAACGCGCTTTGGTTCTCCATCGCCCTGCAGCTTCCGGTGGCTATCTACGGCGCGTTCTTTGGCGCGGGCATCGGCATCCTCATGCTGGCCTCGTTTGGCTTCATGGGCATGACGAACATACACGAGATGAACACGCTCAAAAACGTGCTCGGCTCGCTGATCAATGTCATCGCCGCCTTGTGGTTCATCGCCGTCGGCATGGTCAACTGGCCGCAGGCGCTGGCGCTCACAGCAGGCGCGTTGGTGGGCTACTATTTAGGCGCACGCTGCTCTCAGCGCATCGCGCCACAGCGGGTGAGAAACCTCATCACTCTCATCGGCTTGGTCATCTCGGTGCTGATGTTCTGGAAGCAGTTTGGCTGA